One segment of Streptomyces sp. NBC_00576 DNA contains the following:
- a CDS encoding ISL3 family transposase: MADVLLQDLWFHQVEGVVIENVVSDGELVAVRARTAVERAVCPACGAWSSWVHSRYVRRLADGAVGGRPVLIELKVRRFRCGQHPCRQATFAEQVDGLTVRHGRRSTGLQKVLERLAVMLAGRAGARLSHALAAGVSRSTLLRLIRRLAEPETSTPRVLGVDDFALCKGHNYGTVLIDIETRQPVDLLPDRTTSTVARWLADHPGVEVICRDRSTAYAEAGRLGAPNAIHVADRWHIWSNLAEAVEKTVVQHRALLREPHDSATSQATAALENAALENAANLDHSSPTGPRTTGWHSDRVREKHTAVHVLFDQGIGLRTIARQLGLARNTVRRYANAASADELLVGRWTGRTSILDPYKP; encoded by the coding sequence GTGGCTGATGTCCTCCTCCAGGACCTGTGGTTCCACCAGGTCGAAGGTGTCGTGATCGAAAACGTCGTGTCCGACGGCGAGTTGGTGGCCGTACGGGCCCGGACAGCTGTTGAGCGAGCCGTCTGTCCGGCATGCGGGGCATGGTCGTCTTGGGTGCACAGCCGGTACGTACGTCGGCTCGCCGACGGCGCGGTCGGCGGGCGCCCGGTACTGATCGAGTTAAAGGTGCGGCGCTTCCGCTGCGGTCAACATCCCTGCAGGCAGGCGACGTTCGCTGAGCAGGTCGACGGCCTGACCGTCCGGCACGGCCGACGCAGCACCGGGCTGCAGAAGGTGCTGGAACGCCTGGCGGTGATGCTGGCCGGCCGGGCCGGCGCTCGCCTGTCCCATGCTCTGGCGGCCGGGGTAAGCAGGTCGACGCTGTTGCGGTTGATCCGTCGCCTGGCTGAGCCCGAGACGTCGACACCGCGGGTGCTCGGAGTGGATGACTTCGCGCTGTGCAAAGGGCACAATTACGGCACGGTCCTGATCGATATCGAGACCCGCCAGCCCGTCGACCTGCTGCCGGACCGGACGACGTCGACGGTCGCCCGATGGCTCGCCGACCATCCCGGCGTCGAGGTGATCTGCCGCGACCGCTCCACCGCCTATGCCGAGGCAGGACGCCTCGGCGCCCCGAACGCCATCCACGTCGCGGACCGGTGGCACATCTGGTCCAACCTCGCCGAGGCCGTCGAGAAGACCGTCGTCCAGCACCGCGCTCTGCTGCGTGAACCGCACGACTCCGCCACGTCCCAGGCCACCGCGGCCCTGGAGAACGCGGCCCTGGAGAACGCGGCGAACCTCGATCACTCCTCTCCCACCGGGCCGAGGACAACCGGCTGGCACTCCGACCGCGTCCGGGAAAAGCACACGGCTGTCCACGTCCTCTTCGACCAAGGCATCGGCCTGCGGACGATCGCCCGCCAGCTCGGGCTCGCCCGCAACACCGTCCGCCGCTACGCGAATGCGGCGAGCGCAGACGAGCTCCTGGTCGGCCGGTGGACCGGCCGCACCAGCATCCTCGACCCCTACAAGCCCTGA
- a CDS encoding terpene synthase family protein, protein MTDAKNLGRQLLTFYCPLTPYVSPEYEELREFSRDWAKQSDIGEGDPRRTAVFAELGAAFTAHLIPHATGETAKSFVRYNTWGWLPNDRVESDRPLGDIIVELGRWEHILRSPDAWHDSTAPADRALRDAVLALRKALTPVQYERFVAGQSQWLYSMTTEAVLVQRGTPLNVNDYLALRFSSVGGYSAIGFMDGATHSEISAQEWARPEVRAITEAAGHITALDNDRYSYFKERRMASRKHNLFTALCHEHPDYSLDRAVTEAVAIRDRIMTLYLRLRERLLSDADEDMRRYLAGWDNMITGNITLPTLTARYRSAETENGVTVVDKPSDLITEPLPIPTIAWWWDQLG, encoded by the coding sequence GTGACGGATGCCAAGAATCTCGGCAGGCAACTGCTCACCTTCTACTGTCCGCTGACCCCCTATGTCAGCCCGGAATACGAGGAACTGCGAGAATTTTCCCGCGACTGGGCCAAGCAGTCCGACATCGGTGAAGGCGACCCACGGCGCACCGCCGTGTTCGCTGAACTCGGTGCGGCCTTCACCGCCCACCTGATCCCACACGCGACCGGCGAGACCGCGAAATCCTTCGTCCGCTACAACACGTGGGGCTGGCTGCCGAACGATCGCGTCGAATCGGACCGCCCGCTCGGCGACATCATCGTCGAGCTGGGCCGGTGGGAACACATCCTGAGGTCTCCCGACGCCTGGCACGACTCCACGGCCCCCGCCGACAGGGCACTTCGAGACGCCGTGCTGGCCCTCAGGAAAGCCTTGACGCCCGTGCAATACGAACGCTTCGTCGCCGGACAGAGCCAATGGCTCTACTCGATGACCACGGAAGCCGTTCTCGTGCAGCGGGGAACCCCGCTCAACGTCAACGACTACCTGGCTTTGCGATTCAGCTCGGTGGGCGGATATTCCGCCATCGGCTTCATGGACGGAGCGACGCATTCAGAGATCAGCGCGCAGGAATGGGCCCGCCCCGAAGTCCGGGCCATCACGGAGGCGGCCGGGCACATCACCGCACTGGACAACGACCGCTACTCCTACTTCAAAGAACGCCGCATGGCGTCGAGGAAGCACAACCTGTTCACCGCGCTCTGCCACGAACATCCCGACTACTCCCTCGATAGGGCCGTCACCGAGGCAGTCGCCATCCGAGACCGGATCATGACCCTCTACCTGCGCCTGCGCGAAAGGCTCCTGAGCGATGCCGACGAGGACATGCGCCGCTATCTCGCAGGATGGGACAACATGATCACCGGAAACATCACCCTGCCCACGCTGACAGCCCGCTACCGATCCGCCGAGACCGAGAACGGCGTCACCGTCGTGGACAAGCCCAGCGACCTCATCACGGAACCTCTGCCCATC
- a CDS encoding polyprenyl synthetase family protein, which yields MTLLSALAPLRLAHRPTEKPKPTARHNARPVPGQHPSQPQSHTAPEGGAMAVAASTRSIRTAQQMLAEAAGVTFPALRQAVDQLPQAVGLLVGVHFGWRDISGALLPGGNASVGKAVRPALTLLSCETAGGTPQAGVPAAVAVELVHNASLLHDDIIDGDRLRRGRPALWAKLGLPAAILAGDALFFLATQVLAQAPSPLGGKEGVGLLTAAVQELIDGEYADTLLEERERVSVAECAAMAAGKTGSLIAASCALGALAAGADAERVAHLRAFGAHVGAAFQLIDDLLGIWGDPARTGKPVYADLAARKKSLPVVAALAADGLAARELRELYAGRRPLSQQELQTAAELVDRAGGRTWARAEADRHIQQALGRLDAVGTDAITRAELTALTLLVSDRDY from the coding sequence ATGACCCTGCTGAGCGCGCTCGCGCCGCTTCGCCTGGCTCACCGACCTACGGAGAAGCCCAAGCCAACAGCACGGCACAATGCTCGCCCCGTTCCAGGACAGCATCCGTCACAGCCCCAGTCGCATACTGCCCCGGAGGGAGGCGCCATGGCCGTGGCCGCTTCGACCCGATCAATACGGACCGCTCAGCAGATGCTGGCAGAGGCAGCCGGAGTGACGTTTCCCGCTCTGCGACAGGCAGTTGATCAACTACCGCAGGCAGTCGGGCTTCTGGTGGGCGTGCATTTCGGATGGCGAGACATATCCGGAGCACTCTTACCCGGCGGCAATGCGAGTGTGGGCAAGGCGGTGCGCCCTGCCCTGACCCTGCTCTCATGTGAGACGGCAGGCGGTACCCCGCAGGCGGGGGTGCCCGCGGCGGTGGCTGTGGAACTGGTTCACAATGCCTCGCTGCTGCACGACGACATCATCGATGGCGACCGGCTACGCCGAGGACGGCCGGCCCTCTGGGCCAAACTGGGATTACCCGCCGCGATCCTGGCCGGTGATGCCCTGTTCTTCCTGGCCACCCAGGTCCTCGCCCAGGCCCCGTCCCCGCTGGGCGGCAAGGAGGGCGTGGGCCTGTTGACGGCCGCGGTCCAGGAACTGATCGACGGCGAATACGCCGACACTCTCCTGGAGGAGCGCGAGAGGGTATCGGTGGCCGAGTGTGCGGCCATGGCGGCGGGCAAGACCGGCTCACTGATCGCCGCCTCCTGCGCCCTGGGGGCCCTGGCGGCGGGGGCGGACGCGGAACGCGTCGCGCACCTGCGGGCCTTCGGCGCCCATGTAGGCGCGGCCTTCCAGCTGATCGATGACCTGCTCGGGATCTGGGGTGACCCTGCGCGCACCGGCAAGCCGGTATATGCGGACCTGGCGGCCCGCAAGAAGTCCCTCCCCGTCGTGGCAGCCCTGGCCGCAGACGGGCTGGCAGCCCGGGAGCTGCGTGAGCTGTATGCCGGCCGACGGCCTTTGTCTCAGCAGGAGTTGCAGACAGCGGCCGAGCTGGTGGACAGGGCCGGAGGCCGCACCTGGGCCAGGGCGGAAGCCGATCGTCACATCCAGCAGGCCCTGGGCCGGCTGGACGCTGTAGGCACTGATGCCATCACGCGGGCGGAACTGACTGCCCTCACCCTCCTGGTCTCCGACCGGGACTACTGA